A stretch of Aureispira sp. CCB-E DNA encodes these proteins:
- a CDS encoding Ig-like domain-containing domain — MQNKIYSTLIGYWWSICFLGLVFSCAEPRAPEGGPQDKQPPRIHTKKYSTPNPSTNFRDNQVILTFDEWVKLEAAYTQVVISPPLEKRPDIKVRNKSVVVEWKEPLKDSTTYIIHFGDAIKDITEGNSASNLKMVFSTGPQLDSLSCSGQIVDAETRAPKADVWVMLYQNLADSVPKTEKPYYFTKTDARGNFKLEYLKKGRYRIFALDDKNRDYKYNQNNESIAFLDSSFQINDTIQPVFRLRMFQERAETRVLSSKLEAYGALKVTLNNKVQSPNRIQLLDAPSDFKTWIEQGQDTFRLWFDGTMPDTGKWVFVLQNEAENLKDTLEVKAKERRAYLETATNLRWYKKRARPASSEGKSSKGPVVVLLPLQDTLAIEQHPFENLKLHFTRPIVAVDTNQILLLRDTSLSVVKMKITEIIDSLTEEISLDTIYEEVLQDTFLPVPRPSIAIQQHLELEYQWQIGARYKLMILPEGVTDYLGLMNQDTLSRIYTINPEDKYGSVTAVIKNADSTLQYVVQLLDSKGNLVQEAIVKDSTQMTFIYKNIPTDTYTIRVIHDALPNGRWDVGSYEENRQAELTTSTKPINLNPGWENMMELDLTPVELSRDSQSKRKKGFSEEVEDDTIDEKIKENKKEK; from the coding sequence GTGCAGAACAAAATATATTCAACTCTTATAGGTTATTGGTGGAGCATTTGTTTTTTAGGTTTAGTATTCAGTTGTGCAGAACCTAGAGCGCCCGAAGGAGGACCTCAAGATAAGCAGCCCCCTAGAATCCATACCAAAAAATATTCGACACCCAACCCAAGTACCAACTTTAGAGACAACCAAGTTATTCTTACTTTTGATGAGTGGGTCAAATTGGAGGCGGCATACACACAAGTTGTTATTTCTCCTCCTTTAGAAAAAAGACCAGATATAAAAGTTAGAAATAAATCTGTTGTTGTAGAATGGAAGGAGCCTCTAAAAGATAGTACCACCTATATCATTCACTTTGGTGATGCAATTAAAGATATTACCGAAGGAAATAGTGCCTCCAATCTAAAAATGGTTTTTTCTACTGGGCCTCAGTTGGATTCGCTATCTTGTTCTGGGCAGATTGTTGATGCCGAAACAAGAGCCCCAAAAGCGGATGTTTGGGTCATGTTGTATCAAAATTTAGCTGACAGTGTGCCTAAAACCGAAAAACCATACTATTTTACCAAAACAGATGCACGAGGCAATTTTAAATTGGAGTACCTCAAGAAGGGGCGTTATAGAATATTTGCTTTGGATGATAAGAACAGAGATTATAAGTACAACCAAAATAATGAGTCCATTGCGTTTTTAGATTCTTCTTTTCAGATTAATGACACCATACAACCTGTGTTTCGGTTAAGAATGTTTCAAGAGCGAGCTGAAACAAGAGTTCTTAGTAGTAAACTAGAAGCATACGGAGCTTTAAAAGTGACTTTAAATAATAAGGTTCAAAGTCCTAATCGCATTCAATTATTAGATGCTCCTAGTGATTTTAAAACTTGGATAGAACAAGGACAAGATACTTTCAGATTATGGTTTGATGGAACCATGCCCGATACAGGAAAGTGGGTGTTTGTACTGCAAAATGAAGCTGAAAACTTGAAAGATACCCTAGAAGTTAAAGCAAAGGAGCGTCGTGCGTACCTTGAAACAGCTACTAATTTGAGATGGTATAAAAAAAGAGCACGTCCCGCATCTTCAGAAGGAAAAAGCAGCAAAGGTCCTGTCGTTGTCTTGCTTCCATTACAAGATACGCTTGCCATTGAACAGCATCCTTTTGAAAATTTAAAACTTCATTTCACAAGACCAATTGTGGCTGTAGATACCAATCAAATTCTACTATTAAGAGATACTAGCTTATCCGTGGTCAAAATGAAAATAACAGAAATAATCGATAGCCTTACAGAGGAAATAAGCCTAGATACAATCTATGAGGAGGTGTTGCAAGATACTTTTTTGCCTGTTCCCAGACCTTCTATTGCCATTCAACAACACTTAGAGTTAGAGTATCAATGGCAAATTGGTGCTCGATATAAATTGATGATTTTGCCTGAAGGAGTAACGGATTATTTAGGTTTGATGAATCAAGATACATTATCTAGAATTTATACGATTAACCCAGAGGATAAGTATGGGAGCGTAACAGCCGTTATCAAAAATGCTGATAGTACGCTACAATATGTGGTGCAGTTGTTAGATTCTAAAGGCAATTTAGTGCAAGAAGCAATTGTAAAGGACTCTACTCAAATGACTTTTATTTATAAAAACATTCCTACGGATACTTATACAATTCGAGTGATTCATGATGCATTGCCAAATGGTCGTTGGGATGTCGGAAGTTATGAGGAGAATCGACAGGCTGAATTGACTACTAGCACGAAGCCAATTAATTTAAATCCTGGATGGGAAAATATGATGGAATTAGACTTGACCCCCGTCGAGCTTAGTCGTGACTCTCAATCTAAACGGAAAAAAGGATTTTCAGAAGAGGTTGAAGACGATACCATAGATGAGAAGATAAAGGAAAACAAGAAAGAGAAATAG
- a CDS encoding T9SS type A sorting domain-containing protein, producing MQKISLLTTLFFICSLTAFAQINDGSMPKSFTPAFYLNKNIPLVTMPALDMATINHENTERDAKGVLMFNTKIQSTSIALGAQGVWDKYPNGDRIWRTRIQAKDAKGMVLYFSNFRIPQGAKLYVYSIDKKEVLGGFTSANNQVSGKFALGPIHSDDVIVEYLEPSNVAGQGQFTIDGIGNMYRFAKSADNFGDSDPCEVNVNCTPEGNGKIQQRDAVARILVRVGSNAGWCSGAMVNNALQNCDRYFLTALHCALGTQGVNSSIASASDFGQWIFYFNYQASGCTSPSSQGTLANQSLTGCTMRAHSNGGGGNNGSDFLLLEINNAIPSSYNVFFAGWNASTAATTGGYGIHHPAGDIKKVSTFSATTATTGWNGSGLNSHWGLSWIATTNGHGVTEGGSSGSPLFNSAGLIVGTLTGGSSFCTSPNSPDAYGKMSYHWTSNGAAANRQLKVWLDPNNSGITTLAGTYFPCTPVNSLDAGISNITNPVDSTTICDDPFAPEVVLENFGTTTLTSATINYQVNSGTINTFSWTGSLATGATQTVTLPTVAIPAGGAVFTFRAFTSNPNGGTDGNTANDETSVVSQYRTSSALPYAEAFGGGALPTDIIILDQNGDGNEWGHNTTVNGFGAAAGTGCMAMDNFAANFAGQYDWFFVPTLDLTGQTGTSLTFDVAYARYDATYSDTLIVAINSDCGTSYTPVYFKGGSDLATAPDATTIFTPTAAQWRTETVDLSAYDGASHVRVAFLNLSGYGQRMFVDNINIQAGTVANGLDAGISSITNPVDSTTICDDPFVPEVVLENFGTTTLTSVTINYQVNTGTIGTFAWTGSLAAGATETVSLPLVNIPAGGAIFTFRAFTSNPNAGTDADPNNDETSVVSQYRATSALPYAEAFGGGAVPTDIILLDQNGDGNVWDYDNSVNGFGTAVDVGCMHMDNYSANFAGQYDWFFVPTLDLTGQTGTSLTFDVAYARYDATYSDTLIVAINSDCGTSYTPVYLKGGSDLATAPDATSVFVPTAAQWRTETVDLSAYDGASHVRVAFLNLSGYGQHVYVDNINIQAAVSCNLTGAIAATTDVSCNGGNDGGVTVTASGGTPAYSYNIGAGSQASGTFAGLSQGTYTITITDNASCSATVGVSIGEPAALTASLSSSSDVACFGGATGMAEISTVGGTPAYSYNIGSGSQVSGLFSGLVANNYTITVIDGNNCTTTVPVTITEPTSALTGAVSNTTDPTCNGSSDGSITVGGTGGTAPYNYNIGSGNQFTGSFTALSSGTYTVSITDGNNCTTTTTATLTNPSLISSNVSVSSNYNGAQISCNGASDGEITATATGGTGALTYAWSNGQTGSVASNLSANAYTVTITDANGCSTDVAVIVSEPTALVATATVNNAVSCNGGADGIASVTTTGGTGATTAIWSDGQVGVTATGLAANAYTVSITDANGCNTSTSVTMTEPTTALSGTVVDNGDGSATAAGTGGTAGYTYQWDAAANNQTTATATGLVNNGTYDVTITDANGCTTVASVTINIVGLNQIPNLSTFDVIPNPNAGTFQVQVSFTEAKTATVRLTNVLGQVLREYTYSDASFSIPVELTNQASGVYFVVLQTGTQHTTKKVVVTK from the coding sequence ATGCAAAAAATTAGTTTACTCACTACGTTGTTTTTTATTTGTAGTTTAACAGCTTTTGCGCAAATCAACGATGGCTCTATGCCTAAAAGTTTTACGCCAGCTTTTTACCTCAATAAAAATATTCCTTTAGTAACAATGCCTGCATTAGATATGGCTACCATCAACCATGAAAATACAGAGCGTGATGCAAAAGGTGTTTTGATGTTTAACACTAAAATTCAATCAACTAGTATTGCCTTGGGCGCACAAGGAGTTTGGGATAAGTATCCGAATGGAGACCGAATCTGGAGAACTCGTATACAAGCCAAAGATGCTAAGGGAATGGTTTTGTATTTTAGTAATTTTAGAATTCCCCAAGGAGCAAAATTATACGTTTATAGTATTGACAAAAAAGAAGTTTTAGGTGGTTTTACGAGTGCTAACAACCAAGTTAGTGGTAAGTTTGCTCTAGGACCAATCCATAGCGATGATGTTATTGTAGAATACTTGGAACCTTCCAATGTAGCTGGACAAGGGCAATTTACGATTGACGGAATTGGTAATATGTATCGTTTTGCCAAGTCGGCGGATAATTTTGGTGATTCTGATCCTTGCGAAGTCAATGTGAATTGTACGCCAGAAGGAAATGGAAAGATACAGCAACGGGATGCTGTGGCGCGTATTTTGGTGCGAGTAGGTAGCAATGCGGGTTGGTGTTCTGGAGCTATGGTTAATAATGCCTTGCAAAACTGTGATCGCTATTTTTTAACCGCTCTACACTGTGCTCTAGGAACACAAGGAGTGAACTCATCAATAGCATCTGCTTCTGATTTTGGACAGTGGATTTTTTACTTTAATTATCAAGCATCAGGATGTACGAGTCCATCATCGCAAGGAACCTTAGCCAATCAATCTTTGACAGGTTGTACCATGCGAGCGCATAGTAATGGTGGTGGTGGAAACAATGGATCAGATTTTTTACTATTAGAAATCAACAATGCCATTCCATCTAGTTATAATGTATTTTTTGCAGGTTGGAATGCAAGTACAGCTGCCACTACAGGCGGTTATGGCATTCACCACCCAGCAGGTGACATCAAAAAAGTTTCTACTTTTTCAGCAACAACAGCAACAACAGGTTGGAATGGTTCAGGATTGAATAGCCATTGGGGCTTGTCTTGGATTGCTACAACAAATGGACATGGTGTCACAGAAGGTGGTTCTTCGGGTTCTCCTTTGTTTAATAGTGCTGGACTAATTGTAGGAACCTTAACAGGAGGTAGCTCTTTTTGTACAAGTCCAAATAGTCCAGATGCTTATGGTAAAATGTCGTATCACTGGACATCCAATGGTGCTGCCGCGAATAGACAGTTAAAAGTATGGTTAGATCCTAATAATAGCGGTATAACTACATTAGCGGGTACTTATTTCCCCTGTACGCCTGTTAATTCTCTAGATGCAGGAATTTCAAACATAACGAACCCTGTTGACAGTACAACAATTTGTGACGATCCTTTTGCACCAGAAGTAGTTTTGGAAAACTTTGGTACAACTACCTTAACATCTGCAACGATTAATTATCAAGTTAACTCTGGAACAATTAATACGTTTTCTTGGACCGGATCTTTGGCAACAGGAGCAACACAAACCGTAACATTACCAACGGTTGCTATTCCAGCAGGAGGAGCCGTGTTTACCTTCCGTGCTTTTACAAGTAATCCGAATGGTGGTACAGATGGCAATACTGCCAATGACGAGACGTCTGTTGTGAGCCAATACAGAACTTCTAGCGCATTGCCTTATGCAGAAGCATTTGGCGGGGGAGCACTACCAACCGATATTATTATACTAGATCAAAATGGAGATGGAAACGAGTGGGGACATAATACGACCGTAAATGGTTTTGGAGCAGCAGCAGGAACAGGGTGCATGGCAATGGATAATTTTGCGGCTAACTTTGCAGGTCAATACGATTGGTTTTTTGTGCCCACCTTGGATTTAACAGGTCAAACAGGAACATCATTGACCTTTGATGTCGCTTATGCTCGTTATGACGCTACCTATAGCGATACCTTGATTGTTGCTATTAACTCAGATTGTGGAACATCGTATACACCTGTTTATTTTAAAGGAGGAAGTGATTTGGCAACCGCACCAGATGCGACAACTATTTTTACTCCTACGGCAGCACAATGGCGCACAGAAACCGTTGACTTGAGTGCTTACGATGGTGCTAGCCATGTACGAGTTGCCTTTTTGAATTTATCAGGTTATGGGCAACGTATGTTTGTCGATAATATCAACATTCAAGCAGGAACAGTAGCCAATGGTTTGGATGCAGGAATTTCAAGTATTACCAACCCTGTTGATAGTACGACAATTTGTGACGATCCTTTTGTCCCAGAGGTGGTTTTAGAGAACTTTGGCACAACAACCTTAACATCGGTAACCATTAATTATCAAGTTAACACAGGAACAATAGGCACATTTGCTTGGACAGGATCTTTAGCAGCAGGTGCTACAGAAACAGTAAGTTTGCCTCTAGTTAATATTCCAGCAGGGGGAGCTATTTTTACATTCCGTGCCTTTACTAGTAACCCTAATGCAGGGACCGATGCAGATCCTAATAACGATGAAACGTCTGTTGTGAGCCAATATAGAGCAACAAGCGCATTGCCTTATGCAGAAGCATTTGGAGGAGGCGCTGTTCCTACGGATATTATTTTATTAGATCAAAACGGAGATGGTAATGTTTGGGATTATGATAACTCTGTGAATGGTTTTGGAACAGCCGTTGATGTTGGATGCATGCATATGGATAATTATTCGGCTAATTTTGCAGGTCAATACGATTGGTTCTTTGTTCCTACCTTGGATTTAACCGGTCAAACAGGAACATCATTGACTTTTGACGTCGCCTATGCTCGTTATGATGCTACCTATAGCGATACCTTGATTGTTGCTATTAATTCGGATTGTGGAACATCCTATACGCCTGTTTATTTAAAAGGAGGAAGTGATTTGGCAACGGCACCAGATGCAACCAGTGTTTTTGTACCAACAGCGGCACAGTGGCGCACAGAAACAGTTGATTTGAGTGCTTACGATGGTGCTAGTCATGTACGAGTTGCCTTTTTGAATTTATCAGGTTACGGACAACATGTTTATGTGGATAACATCAACATTCAAGCTGCTGTATCTTGTAACTTGACAGGAGCGATTGCGGCTACAACAGATGTTAGTTGTAATGGTGGGAATGATGGAGGTGTCACGGTGACAGCTTCTGGAGGAACGCCAGCCTATTCTTACAATATAGGTGCAGGAAGCCAAGCATCTGGTACTTTTGCGGGATTGAGTCAAGGAACTTATACCATTACAATTACAGATAATGCTTCTTGTTCAGCAACAGTAGGTGTTTCTATTGGCGAACCTGCTGCCTTAACAGCTTCGTTGAGTTCAAGTTCAGATGTTGCTTGTTTTGGAGGAGCAACTGGAATGGCTGAAATTTCGACAGTAGGAGGAACACCAGCCTATTCTTATAATATTGGTTCTGGGAGTCAGGTATCTGGTTTATTTAGTGGGCTTGTTGCCAATAATTATACCATCACAGTGATCGATGGCAATAACTGTACAACAACAGTTCCTGTTACTATCACAGAACCCACCAGTGCTCTAACGGGAGCCGTGTCGAATACAACGGATCCTACTTGTAATGGTAGTTCAGATGGAAGTATTACCGTAGGGGGAACAGGAGGAACAGCACCTTATAATTACAATATTGGATCTGGCAATCAGTTTACAGGCTCATTTACGGCTTTGTCAAGCGGTACTTACACGGTTTCAATTACAGATGGTAATAACTGTACGACCACAACAACAGCAACATTAACCAATCCAAGTTTAATTTCATCGAATGTATCCGTTTCTAGTAATTATAACGGAGCACAAATCAGTTGTAATGGAGCATCTGATGGAGAAATTACAGCCACCGCAACAGGTGGAACTGGAGCATTGACTTATGCATGGAGTAATGGACAAACAGGCTCTGTAGCTAGCAACTTGTCTGCCAATGCTTACACTGTGACAATTACAGATGCCAATGGTTGTAGTACGGACGTAGCTGTAATCGTGAGTGAACCAACAGCACTAGTCGCCACGGCTACTGTCAATAATGCGGTTTCTTGTAATGGAGGAGCAGATGGTATTGCTAGCGTTACTACAACAGGTGGTACAGGGGCAACTACGGCGATATGGAGTGATGGACAAGTAGGGGTAACTGCAACGGGTTTGGCAGCGAATGCCTATACTGTCAGCATTACAGATGCGAATGGTTGTAATACGTCTACTAGTGTAACTATGACTGAACCAACAACGGCACTTTCTGGAACAGTCGTTGATAATGGAGATGGTTCTGCAACAGCAGCAGGGACAGGTGGAACAGCGGGATACACGTATCAGTGGGATGCTGCGGCAAACAACCAAACAACCGCAACAGCAACTGGATTGGTTAATAACGGAACTTACGATGTGACAATTACGGATGCCAATGGTTGTACAACGGTTGCATCTGTAACGATCAATATCGTTGGTTTGAATCAAATTCCAAATCTATCTACTTTTGATGTTATTCCAAATCCTAATGCAGGAACGTTCCAAGTACAAGTATCCTTTACAGAGGCTAAGACAGCAACGGTGCGTTTGACCAATGTATTGGGGCAAGTATTAAGAGAGTATACTTACTCAGATGCTTCGTTTAGCATACCAGTAGAACTTACAAATCAAGCAAGTGGTGTTTACTTTGTTGTCCTTCAAACAGGAACACAGCACACGACGAAAAAAGTTGTTGTAACAAAATAG
- a CDS encoding SDR family oxidoreductase → MKLSGNKILITGATAGIGLALLKAFLKNDNQIIALGRNEAQLKALAQKDARISPFAGDLSSQECLEELVLFIEQKHPDLNILINNAGMQYNYHFLKEAHLPSKITQEINVNFIAPIQLIALLLPTLEQNENAAIINVSSGLALAPKKMAPVYCGTKAGIHIFSQALRYQLDTIKVFEIIPPLVDTAMTAGRGKGKISPQQLAQEFMQAFQKDVFEINIGKVKWLKVIQRISPSFAAKIMKGN, encoded by the coding sequence ATGAAATTAAGTGGAAACAAAATTTTGATTACAGGCGCAACAGCTGGCATTGGCTTGGCTTTATTAAAAGCTTTTTTAAAAAACGACAATCAGATTATTGCTCTTGGAAGAAACGAAGCGCAATTAAAAGCATTGGCACAAAAAGATGCTCGAATAAGCCCTTTTGCTGGTGACCTTAGTTCTCAGGAATGCCTAGAGGAATTGGTTTTATTTATAGAACAAAAACACCCAGACTTAAACATTTTAATTAATAATGCAGGAATGCAGTACAATTATCACTTCTTAAAAGAAGCACACCTGCCAAGTAAAATCACCCAAGAAATTAATGTGAACTTCATCGCTCCTATTCAATTAATTGCATTATTATTACCTACTTTAGAACAAAATGAAAATGCTGCTATTATAAATGTATCGTCTGGTTTGGCCTTGGCACCAAAAAAAATGGCTCCTGTCTACTGTGGTACAAAAGCAGGAATCCACATCTTTTCGCAAGCCCTACGTTACCAATTAGATACCATAAAGGTTTTTGAAATCATTCCTCCTTTAGTAGATACGGCAATGACAGCAGGTCGAGGTAAAGGAAAAATTAGTCCGCAGCAACTCGCACAAGAATTTATGCAAGCCTTTCAAAAAGATGTTTTTGAAATCAATATAGGAAAGGTAAAATGGTTGAAAGTAATACAACGAATTAGCCCTTCTTTCGCTGCCAAAATCATGAAAGGAAACTAG
- a CDS encoding Crp/Fnr family transcriptional regulator, translating into MEELKAVIQQLVPLNAVEWQALTALFRLEQWKKNSYFAQEGRYARRFAFVQSGTLRAFYRNAKGEEYNKTFFTSRHFVGAFSSLISKDINLINIQCLTPCELFVAEYRSFTNLFEQYPNIERIARLLAEQFFIRKEKREIELVMLEAKERYAIFQEEHPYLEQQIPQYHIASYLGISATQLSRIRGERKLK; encoded by the coding sequence ATGGAAGAACTGAAAGCAGTTATTCAACAACTTGTTCCCTTAAATGCTGTAGAATGGCAAGCACTAACTGCTTTATTTCGCCTTGAGCAATGGAAAAAAAATTCTTATTTTGCTCAAGAAGGACGTTATGCTAGGCGTTTTGCATTCGTACAGTCTGGCACTTTGCGGGCGTTTTATAGAAATGCTAAGGGAGAGGAATACAATAAGACATTTTTTACGTCTAGGCACTTTGTTGGAGCTTTCTCCTCTTTGATTAGCAAAGACATTAATCTTATTAACATCCAATGCCTTACACCCTGCGAACTCTTCGTTGCCGAGTATCGTTCGTTTACCAATTTGTTTGAACAGTATCCCAATATAGAACGCATTGCCAGACTCCTAGCAGAACAGTTTTTTATCCGAAAAGAAAAGCGAGAAATTGAATTGGTCATGCTAGAAGCGAAGGAACGTTATGCGATTTTTCAAGAAGAACACCCTTACTTAGAACAACAAATACCTCAATATCACATTGCTTCCTATTTGGGAATTAGCGCCACTCAGCTTAGTAGAATTAGAGGCGAACGAAAGTTGAAATAA
- a CDS encoding metal-dependent hydrolase: MDSITQATLGAAMGHAVLGEKMGNKAILVGAIAGTIPDLDIFSRLFLDHQVYGLVYHRGITHSIIFTLVASPIFAWLSLQYYKQGWHKSAMTQKVLTTWWLLFYGVIVAALSYLTYSTQSLVAGGLVGIFALGFIPLINSLKYNYEHRASIQYDPSLRNWTLMFFLAFLTHWIIDACTAYGTQIFEPFSRYRVAFNNISILDPLYTVPMIIGLVGVFFAKKYTKQRFWNYLGISIATLYMASTFYGKSIMNKVVANSLQEQGIEYTEYITYPTILNTVLWQTTVATDDAYYYGTYSLLDKQPTIEFIKLPKNHTLIDKYQGEEYLNILLWFANGYYNLIEQPDGSITFNNLRFGMMGVPEDSTIPLEDRYIFRFILTEKDGHFDVQEDRDVERIKVGEMAQTLWNRIKGK, encoded by the coding sequence ATGGATTCAATTACACAAGCGACACTTGGTGCAGCGATGGGACATGCCGTTTTGGGAGAAAAAATGGGTAATAAAGCTATTTTGGTAGGTGCAATTGCTGGTACGATTCCAGACTTAGATATATTTTCAAGGCTATTTCTAGATCATCAAGTCTATGGATTGGTTTATCATAGAGGGATTACCCATTCCATTATTTTTACGCTGGTGGCTTCACCAATATTTGCTTGGCTTAGTTTGCAGTATTACAAACAAGGCTGGCACAAAAGCGCCATGACTCAAAAAGTTTTAACAACTTGGTGGTTGCTTTTTTATGGAGTCATTGTTGCTGCCTTGTCTTACTTGACCTATTCTACCCAAAGTCTAGTAGCAGGTGGGTTGGTAGGTATTTTTGCTTTAGGTTTTATTCCATTGATTAATAGTTTAAAATATAACTACGAACATCGGGCATCCATTCAATATGATCCTTCTCTAAGAAACTGGACATTAATGTTCTTTCTTGCCTTTTTAACCCATTGGATTATTGATGCTTGTACCGCCTATGGCACTCAAATTTTTGAGCCTTTTTCTCGTTATAGGGTAGCCTTCAACAACATTTCAATTCTTGACCCGCTTTATACTGTTCCTATGATTATTGGCTTAGTAGGCGTCTTTTTTGCTAAGAAATATACCAAGCAGCGCTTTTGGAATTATCTTGGCATTTCTATAGCAACACTGTACATGGCTAGCACCTTTTATGGCAAATCTATCATGAATAAAGTCGTTGCAAACAGCCTTCAGGAGCAAGGAATTGAATACACAGAATACATTACTTATCCTACCATTTTAAATACGGTTCTTTGGCAAACAACAGTCGCTACAGATGATGCCTATTATTACGGAACCTATTCGCTATTGGATAAGCAGCCTACTATTGAGTTCATCAAACTTCCCAAAAATCACACTCTGATTGACAAATATCAAGGTGAAGAATATTTAAACATTTTACTTTGGTTTGCGAATGGTTATTATAACTTGATTGAACAACCCGACGGTAGCATTACGTTTAATAACCTTCGTTTTGGTATGATGGGCGTTCCTGAAGATAGTACTATTCCACTGGAAGATCGTTATATTTTTCGTTTTATTCTCACCGAAAAAGATGGTCATTTTGACGTACAAGAAGATAGAGATGTGGAACGCATCAAAGTTGGTGAAATGGCTCAGACACTTTGGAATCGCATAAAAGGCAAATAA
- the dtd gene encoding D-aminoacyl-tRNA deacylase, with protein sequence MRIILQRVKEASVTIEEKINAQIGQGLLLLLGIEQEDGQEDIDWLSKKVLDMRIFSDEEGKMNRSISDLNGDILVVSQFTLHANIKKGTRPSFIKAARPEIAIPLYENFVTTIEKKLGKTVATGVFGADMQVALVNDGPVTIIMDSKNKNY encoded by the coding sequence ATGAGAATTATACTACAACGTGTCAAAGAGGCATCTGTTACAATAGAAGAAAAAATCAATGCTCAAATTGGGCAAGGCTTGCTTTTGTTATTAGGAATAGAACAAGAAGATGGTCAAGAAGATATTGATTGGTTGAGCAAAAAAGTCTTAGACATGCGCATTTTTAGTGATGAAGAAGGCAAAATGAATCGCTCTATAAGTGATCTTAATGGTGACATTCTAGTCGTCAGCCAATTTACACTTCATGCCAATATCAAAAAAGGTACTCGCCCTTCATTTATCAAAGCTGCTAGACCCGAAATAGCCATTCCTCTCTATGAGAATTTTGTAACAACCATAGAAAAAAAACTAGGAAAAACAGTCGCAACAGGTGTATTTGGTGCCGATATGCAAGTAGCTCTTGTTAATGATGGTCCAGTTACCATTATTATGGATTCTAAAAATAAAAACTACTAA